The Acanthochromis polyacanthus isolate Apoly-LR-REF ecotype Palm Island chromosome 2, KAUST_Apoly_ChrSc, whole genome shotgun sequence genome contains a region encoding:
- the LOC110967836 gene encoding ZP domain-containing protein-like — protein MACDSSQCGQPQWRHFFMILSAMPCLHTVREAVVTCNETTVTVEVEKSYFIRRNEYILHLNDFNDPSCNLTRRSNATHLVVAMLLGSCGTIIEEDADNILFKNEITSADPNEIISRQHDVEIAFCCVYPKRANLTLGFTHKNPYAFKEKGFGAFTFQFEFFESQRFRQQVNDSSYPIAVYLKQMIFMQIEATSSIPNTELFVETCRATPYDNPNSRISYTIIENGCVKDPTVQIYNSSKSQFRFGMEAFEFIGAHEEVYITCSVILCEQGVSGTRCSQGCLRSNSGNRRNKREAVAQSSSHSISQGPLHLAKISDSQAPNLNLTLNLVFVVGCLLVVGVVIYRSRSNKAKYQRLPTSEPE, from the exons ATGGCCTGCGACTCCTCCCAGTGTGGACAGCCCCAATGGAGGCATTTTTTCATGATCCTCAGTGCCATGCCATGTCTCCATACAGTCCGtg AGGCCGTTGTGACGTGCAATGAAACAACAGTAACTGTGGAAGTGGAGAAGTCCTACTTTATCAGACGTAATGAGTACATCTTACATCTGAATGACTTCAATGATCCTTCCTGCAACTTGACCAGACGTTCCAACGCAACTCATCTGGTGGTTGCCATGCTGCTGGGCAGCTGTGGGACCATAATTGAG GAAGATGCTGACAACATTCTCTTCAAGAACGAGATCACATCTGCTGACCCAAATGAAATCATTTCCAGACAACATGATGTCGAGATTGCCTTCTGCTGCGTCTACCCGAAGCGAGCCAACCTGACGCTGGGATTCACCCACAAAAACCCCTACGCTTTCAAAGAGAAAGGCTTTGGTGCTTTCACCTTCCAGTTTGAGTTCTTTGAGAGCCAGCGGTTCAGACAGCAGGTTAATGACAGCTCCTACCCCATTGCGGTGTACCTCAAGCAGATGATCTTCATGCAGATCGAGGCAACCTCGTCCATCCCCAACACCGAGCTGTTTGTGGAGACCTGCAGGGCGACTCCCTATGACAATCCCAATTCCCGCATCAGCTACACCATCATTGAAAATGG GTGTGTAAAGGACCCAACAGTGCAAATCTATAACAGCTCCAAGTCTCAGTTCAGATTTGGAATGGAGGCTTTCGAGTTCATCGGCGCTCACGAGGAg GTCTACATCACATGCTCGGTCATCTTGTGTGAACAAGGCGTCTCTGGAACCCGCTGCAGTCAGGGATGCCTCAGGTCCAACTCAGGGAATCGTCGCAACAAAAGAGAGGCTGTAGCTCAGTCCAGCAGCCACTCCATTTCCCAGGGGCCTTTGCACCTAGCTAAGATTTCTGACAGTCAAG CACCAAACCTGAATCTGACCTTGAACCTGGTCTTCGTCGTTGGCTGCCTCCTCGTAGTTGGGGTTGTGATCTACCGGTCGAGGAGCAACAAAGCTAAATACCAACGGCTGCCGACCTCTGAGCCAGAGTGA